The following are encoded together in the Brassica napus cultivar Da-Ae chromosome A9, Da-Ae, whole genome shotgun sequence genome:
- the LOC106428901 gene encoding glutathione S-transferase T3-like, translating into MDPFPLNSPGFVNLLTSQTPQPIEIGSSEVPKPPERRKWTTKEDLVLISAWLNTSKDPITSNEQKLGAFWKRIEEYLNASPLLVGSIPREWSQCKQRWGRINEQVCKFVGCHEAALKEQASGHNENDVMKVAHDIFFNDYKSKFILEHCWRELRFDQKWRSHSLTSNGAKEKRKETADEVGREEDVRPPGVKASKAAKRKKHGNEAAFDQIETILAAKNILSKQKILDRLLGKNADTLTDQELALKNKLISELL; encoded by the coding sequence ATGGATCCTTTTCCCCTAAACTCTCCCGGCTTTGTTAACCTGCTTACTTCCCAGACCCCTCAGCCAATAGAAATAGGATCTTCTGAGGTTCCTAAACCTCCGGAAAGGAGGAAGTGGACAACCAAAGAAGATTTGGTGTTGATcagtgcttggttgaacacCAGCAAGGATCCAATAACCAGTAATGAACAGAAGCTAGGAGCATTTTGGAAGAGAATAGAGGAGTACCTGAATGCTAGCCCTCTGCTCGTTGGCTCTATTCCTAGGGAGTGGAGTcagtgtaagcagaggtggggaaggATTAATGAGCAGGTGTGTAAGTTCGTGGGATGTCATGAAGCTGCTCTGAAGGAGCAGGCGAGTGGACATAATGAGAATGATGTCATGAAGGTAGCTCATGACATCTTCTTTAATGACTACAAATCCAAGTTCATTCTTGAACATTGTTGGAGGGAGCTTCGGTTTGATCAAAAATGGAGATCACACAGTCTGACATCAAATGGTGCaaaggagaaaaggaaggaaACTGCGGATGAGGTGGGTCGCGAGGAAGATGTTAGACCTCCCGGAGTCAAGGCTAGCAAAGCAGCAAAACGCAAGAAGCATGGCAATGAAGCAGCGTTTGATCAGATCGAAACCATTCTAGCAGCCAAGAATATTTTATCCAAACAGAAAATACTTGATAGGTTGCTAGGCAAAAACGCTGATACACTTACAGATCAAGAGCTTGCTCTAAAAAACAAACTCATATCTGAATTGCTTTAA